In Hemitrygon akajei chromosome 9, sHemAka1.3, whole genome shotgun sequence, the following are encoded in one genomic region:
- the LOC140733269 gene encoding gamma-aminobutyric acid receptor subunit rho-1-like — MGWIWRVMVCWRLMERGRLMVCHSLDGLNGLFLCCSVLCLYDSIILMLFLTNSLWFMVSRFQRLGRDTEEPKKQGSPILKRSADVTKSYLTKSEQLLRVDDHDFTMRPGFGGPSIPVGVDVQVESLDSISEVDMDFTMTLYLRHYWKDERLSFPSTNNLSMTFDGRLVKKIWVPDMFFVHSKRSFIHDTTTDNIMLRVYPDGKVLYSLRVTVTSMCYMDFSRFPLDTQSCSLEIESYAYTDDDLMLYWKSGNDSLTIDEKISLSQFMIKEFHTSTKLAFYSSTGWYNRLYINFTLHRHIFFFLLQTYFPATLMVMLSWVSFWIDRRAVPARVPLGITTVLTMSTIITGVNASMPRVSYIKAVDIYLWVSFVFVFLSVLEYAAVNYLTTIQERKERKLREKLPCTCGIPEPRPLIVERTYSDEEVSNLAEFAGPGYVPPNGEKQNRGLVHPPNGNETTTTKDKNLRGYIWIDTHIIDKYSRLIFPVAYTLFNMIYWSIYS; from the exons aTGGGAtggatatggagggttatggtctgttGGAGGTTGATGGAgcgaggcagattaatggtttgtcaCAGTttagatgggctaaatggcctgtttctgtgctgtagtgttctatgtctctatgactctataattttaatgttatttttaaCTAATTCTCTCTGGTTTATGGTCAGCAGATTCCAGAGGCTTGGAAGGGATACTGAGGAACCAAAGAAACAAGGCAG CCCTATTCTAAAGAGGAGTGCTGATGTAACAAAATCTTATTTAACAAAATCTGAGCAACTTCTCAGAGTGGATGATCATGACTTCACAATGAGACCTGGATTTGGAG GTCCATCAATACCTGTTGGTGTTGATGTGCAGGTAGAAAGCCTGGATAGCATATCTGAAGTGGATATG GACTTTACAATGACCTTATATCTAAGGCATTACTGGAAAGATGAGCGCCTTTCATTCCCAAGTACTAACAACTTGAGCATGACCTTTGATGGGAGACTGGTCAAAAAGATCTGGGTCCCTGATATGTTCTTTGTTCATTCAAAAAGGTCCTTCATCCATGATACAACCACTGATAATATCATGCTGCGTGTCTATCCAGATGGGAAGGTTCTGTACAGTCTGAG GGTTACAGTAACGTCAATGTGCTACATGGACTTCAGCCGCTTCCCTCTTGATACTCAGAGCTGTTCGTTAGAAATTGAGAGCT ATGCTTACACTGATGATGACCTCATGCTGTACTGGAAGAGCGGCAATGACTCACTAACGATAGATGAAAAGATTTCTCTCTCTCAGTTCATGATAAAAGAATTCCACACATCCACAAAGCTGGCGTTTTACAGTAGCACAG GTTGGTACAATCGCCTGTATATCAACTTTACTCTGCATCGTCACATATTCTTCTTTCTGCTGCAAACCTACTTCCCAGCGACTCTGATGGTCATGTTGTCCTGGGTGTCGTTCTGGATCGACCGGCGGGCTGTGCCAGCCCGAGTCCCATTAG GTATAACGACAGTTCTGACCATGTCAACCATTATCACGGGTGTAAATGCTTCCATGCCGAGAGTGTCGTATATTAAAGCTGTGGACATCTACTTGTGGGTTAGTTTTGTGTTCGTCTTTCTCTCAGTGCTGGAGTACGCTGCTGTGAATTATTTGACCACAATAcaggagaggaaagaaagaaaactTCGGGAAAAG TTACCTTGCACATGTGGAATACCTGAGCCAAGACCTTTAATTGTAGAACGAACATACAGTGATGAGGAAGTCAGCAACTTGGCAGAATTCGCTGGACCAGGTTATGTGCCACCAAATGGAGAAAAGCAGAATCGAGGCCTGGTACATCCACCAAATGGAAATGAGACAACTACAACCAAGGACAAAAACTTGCGGGGATACATCTGGATTGATACGCACATTATTGATAAATATTCCAGACTGATATTTCCAGTTGCTTACACTCTTTTTAACATGATATATTGGTCTATTTACTCATAG